A genome region from Lusitaniella coriacea LEGE 07157 includes the following:
- a CDS encoding Sll0314/Alr1548 family TPR repeat-containing protein, producing MKIPSMLAKQLSAAFSLAATLVLLGGGNPAFAGDPFRTQNPRDISDSTEAAIEAIFVEGNYPKAQEYLSQALANDADEPLVYAIQGGLAYGNRDWNAIAPAAQKTLETARQLMSEDPLRGNLYLAIGHFIEGAYLIKTEGPLAAVPKLKEVLEALEKAENIDASDPELNLFKGYMQLMLAVNVPFSSPEQAIADFQNDAAPAYIVNRGIAVAYRDLKQYDKAMEFAQKALDIAPNNPELLYLKAQILYHQGKQKNNPALVQESVALFDTAIAKQDQLPQYIQYPLEHERRVAQNWLSENR from the coding sequence GTGAAAATACCATCTATGCTTGCCAAACAACTCTCTGCGGCTTTCTCTTTGGCTGCAACCCTCGTTCTCCTTGGCGGGGGAAATCCCGCTTTCGCTGGAGATCCGTTTCGCACTCAAAATCCCCGCGATATCAGCGATTCAACAGAAGCGGCAATTGAGGCAATTTTTGTTGAGGGAAACTACCCAAAAGCGCAGGAATATCTCTCGCAAGCACTTGCCAATGATGCGGACGAGCCTTTGGTGTATGCGATTCAAGGGGGATTGGCGTACGGTAATCGCGATTGGAACGCGATCGCGCCAGCCGCACAAAAAACCCTAGAAACCGCACGGCAACTGATGTCAGAAGATCCGCTACGGGGCAATCTTTACTTAGCCATCGGTCATTTTATCGAAGGTGCTTACCTGATTAAAACAGAAGGACCCCTCGCCGCAGTTCCGAAGTTAAAAGAGGTTCTAGAAGCGCTCGAAAAGGCGGAAAATATTGATGCGAGCGATCCCGAATTGAATTTATTTAAAGGGTATATGCAATTAATGCTTGCTGTTAATGTTCCCTTCTCCAGTCCAGAACAAGCGATCGCGGACTTCCAAAATGACGCCGCACCTGCATACATTGTCAATCGCGGAATTGCCGTTGCCTATCGCGACCTGAAACAATACGACAAAGCAATGGAATTCGCGCAAAAAGCCCTAGACATCGCCCCCAATAACCCCGAACTGCTTTACCTCAAAGCTCAAATCCTCTACCATCAGGGCAAACAAAAAAATAATCCCGCTCTCGTGCAAGAATCCGTCGCCCTCTTTGATACCGCGATCGCGAAACAAGATCAACTCCCCCAATACATCCAATATCCCCTCGAACACGAGCGTCGAGTTGCCCAAAACTGGTTGAGCGAGAATCGGTAA